From Streptomyces fungicidicus, one genomic window encodes:
- the rbsK gene encoding ribokinase, with amino-acid sequence MYDYDLLVVGSANADLVIGVERRPGAGETVLGSDLAVHPGGKGANQAVAAARLGARTALLARVGDDGHGRLLLESQRAAGVDTAGVLVGGAPTGVALITVDPSGDNSIVVSPGANGRLTPADVRAAGDLFRASRVVSTQLEIPLETVLEVARNLAPGTRLVLNPSPPQPLPAEVLAACDPLIVNEHEAKVILGDTAGAGDRPEDWARLLLEKGPRSVVVTLGGEGALVASPEGVARVPSVKVRAVDTTGAGDAFTAALAWRLGAGEPLAEAAAYAARVGAVAVTREGAQVSYPTAAEVAAL; translated from the coding sequence ATGTACGACTACGACCTCCTGGTCGTCGGCTCGGCCAACGCCGACCTGGTGATCGGTGTCGAGCGCCGGCCGGGCGCCGGGGAGACGGTCCTCGGTTCCGACCTGGCCGTCCACCCGGGCGGCAAGGGCGCGAACCAGGCCGTCGCGGCCGCCCGGCTGGGCGCCCGTACGGCCCTGCTGGCCCGGGTCGGCGACGACGGGCACGGCCGGCTGCTGCTGGAGTCCCAGCGGGCGGCCGGGGTGGACACGGCGGGCGTGCTGGTGGGCGGGGCCCCGACCGGGGTCGCGCTGATCACGGTGGACCCGTCCGGCGACAACAGCATCGTCGTCTCGCCGGGCGCCAACGGCCGGCTGACGCCGGCCGACGTCAGGGCGGCCGGGGACCTGTTCCGCGCCTCCCGGGTGGTCTCCACGCAGTTGGAGATCCCGCTGGAGACGGTCCTGGAGGTGGCCCGGAACCTGGCGCCGGGCACCCGCCTGGTGCTGAACCCGTCCCCGCCGCAGCCGCTTCCGGCGGAGGTCCTGGCGGCCTGCGACCCGCTGATCGTCAACGAGCACGAGGCGAAGGTGATCCTCGGCGACACCGCCGGGGCGGGCGACCGGCCCGAGGACTGGGCGCGGCTGCTGCTCGAGAAGGGCCCGCGTTCGGTGGTCGTGACCCTGGGCGGCGAGGGCGCGCTGGTGGCCTCCCCGGAGGGGGTCGCACGGGTGCCCTCCGTCAAGGTGCGCGCCGTGGACACCACCGGTGCCGGTGACGCGTTCACCGCCGCGCTGGCCTGGCGGCTGGGCGCGGGCGAGCCGCTCGCCGAGGCCGCGGCGTACGCCGCCCGGGTGGGCGCGGTGGCGGTCACCCGGGAGGGCGCCCAGGTGTCCTACCCGACGGCGGCGGAGGTCGCCGCGCTGTGA
- the rbsD gene encoding D-ribose pyranase yields the protein MKKHGILNRHLSGALAALGHGDGVLVCDAGMPIPDGPRVVDLAFRAGVPSFAEVLDGLLAELVVEGATAATEVRDANPAAAELLDGHFPTLALVPHERLKELSAGARLVVRTGEARPYANVLLRCGVFF from the coding sequence GTGAAGAAGCACGGAATACTCAACCGCCACCTCTCCGGCGCGCTGGCCGCACTCGGTCACGGGGACGGGGTGCTGGTGTGCGACGCCGGGATGCCGATACCCGACGGTCCCCGCGTGGTGGACCTGGCCTTCCGGGCCGGGGTGCCGTCATTCGCCGAGGTCCTGGACGGGCTGCTGGCCGAGCTGGTGGTGGAGGGCGCTACGGCGGCGACCGAGGTACGGGACGCCAATCCGGCGGCGGCGGAACTGCTGGACGGTCACTTCCCCACGCTCGCGCTGGTCCCGCACGAGCGGCTGAAGGAGCTGAGCGCCGGGGCGCGGCTCGTGGTCCGCACCGGTGAGGCGCGGCCGTACGCGAACGTGCTGCTGCGCTGCGGCGTGTTCTTCTGA
- a CDS encoding sugar phosphate isomerase/epimerase family protein: protein MTDLARFSINQMTVKQLSLPELVDACRDLGVPGVGLWREPVQAYGLDAAAKLVRDAGLAVTTLCRGGFLTATDPAERAAALADNRRAVDEAATLGTDTLVLVSGGLPAGSRDLRGARERIADALAELGPYAEENGVRLAIEPLHPMFASDRCVVSTLAQALDIAERFPAHQVGVTVDTYHIWWDDTAPAQIARAGAQGRIHTFQLADWTTPLPEGVLNGRGQIGDGAIDMREWQGHVEAAGYTGPIEVELFNDELWARDGRELLAETAARFVEHTRQGA, encoded by the coding sequence GTGACCGACCTCGCGCGCTTCAGCATCAACCAGATGACCGTCAAGCAGCTGTCGCTGCCGGAACTCGTCGACGCCTGCCGCGACCTGGGCGTGCCGGGCGTCGGCCTGTGGCGCGAGCCCGTCCAGGCGTACGGGCTCGACGCGGCCGCGAAACTGGTCCGGGACGCGGGCCTGGCGGTGACGACGCTCTGCCGCGGCGGCTTCCTCACCGCCACCGACCCCGCCGAGCGCGCCGCCGCCCTGGCCGACAACCGCCGCGCCGTCGACGAGGCCGCCACCCTCGGCACCGACACCCTCGTCCTGGTCTCCGGCGGACTCCCGGCCGGCTCCCGGGACCTGCGCGGCGCCCGCGAACGCATCGCGGACGCCCTCGCCGAACTCGGCCCCTACGCCGAGGAGAACGGGGTGAGACTGGCCATCGAGCCGCTCCACCCCATGTTCGCCTCCGACCGCTGCGTGGTCTCGACGCTCGCCCAGGCCCTGGACATCGCGGAACGCTTCCCCGCCCACCAGGTCGGCGTCACCGTCGACACGTACCACATCTGGTGGGACGACACCGCCCCCGCGCAGATCGCCCGCGCGGGCGCCCAAGGCCGCATCCACACCTTCCAGCTCGCCGACTGGACCACCCCGCTGCCCGAGGGCGTCCTCAACGGCCGCGGCCAGATCGGCGACGGCGCGATCGACATGCGCGAGTGGCAGGGCCACGTCGAGGCGGCCGGCTACACCGGCCCCATCGAGGTGGAACTGTTCAACGACGAACTGTGGGCCCGCGACGGCCGTGAGCTGCTCGCCGAGACCGCGGCACGCTTCGTGGAGCACACCCGACAGGGAGCGTGA